One genomic segment of Besnoitia besnoiti strain Bb-Ger1 chromosome VII, whole genome shotgun sequence includes these proteins:
- a CDS encoding Toxoplasma gondii family D protein (encoded by transcript BESB_078200), with product MGFRFVSAIAAVALFVQGAKAGPKDKKEAASFPPPPPPVKELLPLHRQTECFEVPYSVERVCLKKESISRPYNCPQPAVEEVCRPVPVMVDDLCHRLVKREVSYDCPKATTQTLCSHIPVTVAKTCRRQVKEKIPHTCSKEITVPRCQIDSKLVPDTCYDTQSYVQEYECWSSETSTVCDVEMKELKSICSREVEIPVEYDYEDTVQEKVCSVKLHTKKGQCRKSILSEEQYPCPTSKWEKKCVETFKIADVPCEKDILVEETYDCSEMKPHRVAKMCAKRVPGKAKIERCPPPSKKLRRLGPSKNGGCYLIEVDTEEIQQVPCEEEVMAMVPKVCTRKVAKKAPQICHQKLPDTQCVMEEILIPQMCSRPVTKDVEVPCESQVAQEVCETVPRKVKKQGYKFDKKLESFDCVKHDFVENCYEVKKPKKSVCAATLLKSVSFECPRREFQEVCSDFPEIIAEPCLREVEKEVDYACPEQTTEEKCLHIPSYEMAKCSAVVEQDEEYPCSRKDLAIKCEAINVDRVATCFETEVTEVPYTCYETAYKKVCADIPVTHIPPPPPPAKKL from the coding sequence ATGGGATTCCGTTTCGTGTCAGCCATTGCCGCGGTCGCTCTATTTGTCCAAGGCGCCAAGGCAGGGCCCAAGGATAAAAAAGAAGCAGCGAGtttccctccgcctcccccacCAGTTAAGGAGCTGTTGCCGTTACACAGACAGACGGAATGTTTCGAGGTTCCTTATAGTGTTGAGAGGGTGTGCCTCAAGAAGGAGTCTATCTCGAGGCCCTACAACTGCCCACAGCCAGCCGTTGAGGAAGTGTGCCGCCCGGTTCCGGTTATGGTTGACGACTTATGTCATCGTCTTGTTAAACGAGAGGTGTCATATGATTGCCCGAAGGCTACAACCCAGACCCTGTGCTCCCATATCCCAGTGACAGTTGCAAAAACATGTCGCAGGCAGGTCAAAGAGAAGATTCCTCACACATGTTCTAAAGAGATTACAGTTCCCAGGTGCCAGATAGATTCCAAGCTTGTACCGGATACGTGCTACGACACCCAGTCCTACGTCCAAGAGTACGAGTGCTGGAGTAGTGAGACCAGTACTGTATGCGATGTGGAGATGAAAGAACTAAAATCCATCTGCAGTCGCGAGGTGGAAATTCCAGTGGAGTACGATTATGAGGATACCGTACAGGAAAAGGTGTGCTCTGTAAAGTTGCACACAAAGAAAGGGCAGTGCCGGAAGTCGATTCTTTCGGAAGAGCAATACCCATGTCCCACGTCGAAATGGGAGAAGAAATGCGTTGAGACCTTCAAGATAGCGGACGTTCCTTGCGAGAAGGACATTCTGGTGGAAGAGACCTATGACTGCAGTGAGATGAAGCCTCATCGCGTGGCAAAGATGTGCGCGAAGCGAGTTCCTGGAAAGGCCAAGATAGAGCGGTGCCCCCCACCCAGCAAAAAGCTCCGCAGGCTGGGACCTAGTAAAAATGGAGGATGCTATCTTATTGAAGTAGACACTGAGGAGATCCAGCAGGTTCCTTGCGAGGAGGAGGTCATGGCAATGGTGCCAAAAGTGTGCACGAGGAAGGTGGCGAAGAAAGCTCCCCAAATCTGTCATCAGAAACTACCTGATACCCAGTGCGTTATGGAGGAAATACTGATCCCGCAGATGTGTTCTCGGCCAGTAACGAAAGATGTGGAGGTGCCTTGCGAATCTCAAGTGGCACAAGAGGTATGTGAGACAGTTCCACGCAAGGTCAAGAAACAAGGATACAAGTTCGATAAAAAGCTGGAGAGTTTTGACTGCGTGAAGCACGACTTCGTGGAGAACTGCTATGAAGTAAAGAAGCCGAAAAAGTCTGTCTGTGCAGCGACGCTTCTCAAAAGCGTATCGTTTGAGTGTCCAAGACGGGAGTTTCAAGAAGTCTGCAGCGACTTCCCCGAGATCATTGCGGAGCCCTGCCTGCGCGAGGTTGAAAAAGAGGTAGACTATGCCTGTCCAGAGCAAACAACTGAAGAGAAGTGTCTTCACATCCCGTCTTACGAGATGGCGAAATGCTCAGCAGTTGTTGAACAGGACGAAGAGTATCCTTGCTCTAGGAAGGATCTGGCTATCAAATGCGAGGCCATCAATGTCGACAGGGTTGCAACATGCTTTGAAACAGAAGTGACCGAGGTGCCCTACACCTGCTACGAAACTGCATATAAGAAAGTATGTGCAGATATCCCAGTCACCCATAtaccgccgcctcctcccccggCTAAAAAATTGTAA
- a CDS encoding hypothetical protein (encoded by transcript BESB_078210): MKLFNFFLLFAVIAACVSSSNAEPNSRDLEHKAEDDNEKEPLMKEEPTGPESLRPKRKMGFRRWGYGGYGYGYPAYGGYGYGYPSYGGYYGGYGYPGYGYGYYW, from the exons ATGAAGCTCTTCAACTTCTTTCTGTTGTTTGCAGTTATCGCTGCCTGCGTGTCGAGCAGCAATGCAGAACCG AACTCTCGAGATTTAGAACATAAGGCTGAAGATGATAACGAGAAAGAGCCACTTATGAAAGAAGAGCCTACGGGACCGGAGAGTCTTCGCCCCAAGCGCAAGATGGGATTTCGCAGATGGGGCTACGGAGGCTACGGTTACGGCTACCCTGCTTACGGAGGCTACGGCTATGGCTATCCTTCCTACGGAGGGTATTACGGCGGATATGGTTATCCGGGGTATGGTTACGGATACTACTGGTAA